The genomic stretch GGTCCGGGAAGCGCAGCACGTTCAGGTTCCGGGTACTCACGTTGAACTGCGCGTCGATGGGCTTCAGCAGCGTGAAATCCATGTTCCCCGTCCGCACGGCCTCCGCGATCTTCGACATGTTCGGCTGGATGAACACGCTGATCACGCCCTCGGTCAGCATGAAAAAGCCCGTCACGAGCAGCGCCTCCCGGAACGACCAGCCGCCCACCTGCGTCACGCCCGGCTGACCGAACAGAATGCTGAGCCCCAGCAGCGTCACCCCCACCTCACCCAGACTCGCCAGCACCGCACCCAGGAAGTTCGCGCGGTACTCCAGCTGCGCCGACAGGGTGGCCCCCACGAAGATGCGCACGAGGCGCAGGTACCGCCTCACGGGGCCCTCCGGGCGGGTTGATAGGTGATGGTTGATGGTTGATGGAACAACATCTGCACGATTCTTTCAACCATCAACATTCGACCTTCAACGGCCCCCCTCATGCGCCCACCGCGCCGTATTTACGCAGGCCGATCCGCCAGACGATCAGGCGCACCACCCAGAACACCGCGAGCCACACGAGAAGTACCAGGGCGCCGCGCCCGGCCTGAGCCAGGGTGGCCTTTCCGGCCAGGAGTTGCGCGGGGAGGCCCAGCATGTACGGGAACGGCGTCCAGACGGCGACGCACTGCACCCAATCGGGGTAGAAGGCCAGGGGTGCGAACATGCCACCCAGCGCGGCGTACACCAGCCACACGACCTCCTGAAAGGACGCGCTGCTCTCGGTCCAGAAGGCCAGCAGGCCGATGGCGTACTCATACAGGAACCGCACGCTGAAGCCCAGCGCGGCCAGTCCCAGGGCCGCCGGGTACGCCCACCACTCGCGGGTGAAGGACGCGCCGGACAGCCACGTGAACACCCCCACCAGTGCCAGCAGCGGCACGATCCGCACCAGCCGCTCGGCGACGTGCGACGCGACGTGCAGCCACATGGGGTCCACCGGGCGCAGCAGCTGCGGCGACAGCGTCCCCTGACGGATCTGGAAGTCCAGCTCGTGCGACACCCACACGACCAGCAGCTGCGACACCAGCCACGTGGACAGGAAGTAGGTGGCGAACTCCGGCGCGCTGTACCCGCGGATCTGCCCACCGGGCGCGGCGGCGGCCTGCGCCATCCACACGAGCATCATGACCAGGGACAGCGTGCCCGACAGCATCCAGATCACGACCTCGGCGCGGTACTCGGCCATCTCCGCGAAGCGCGTAGCGAACAGCACCCGCGCCTTGAACGCCAGCGCCCTCACACAGGCTCCGGGGTGCGTTCCGGCTGACCAGCCTGACCGGCCCGCGCGCCGAACAGGGACGCCATCACGCTCTCGATACTGGGGTCCTCCACCGTCAGGTCCGCCACGTCCAGCTCCGCCAACAGCGCCGCCGCCCGCTCACTGACCAGCGCGCGCGGCACCGTCAGCTCGGCGCTCAGGCCGTCCACGCGCACCTCCGACCCGAAGCGGCCCAGCTCGTCTGCCGTCGCTGGGCGGCGCAATTGCAGCCGCACGGTCTTCCCCCCGCCGCCCTGCTCGGCCAGGCGCGCCAGGTCCCCGTCGAACACCACCTCGCCCCGGTCGATCACCAGGATGCGGCGCGCCAGGGCCGTCACGTCCGCCATGTAATGGCTCGTGAGCATCACCGTCGCCCCGTACCGCGCGTTGTAGTCCTGCACGAACGCCCGCACCGACTCCTGCATGTTCACGTCCAGCCCGATCGTCGGCTCATCCAGGAACAGCACCTTCGGGCGGTGCAGCAGCGCCGCCGCCAGCTCGCACTTCATCCGTTCGCCCAGCGACAGCTTGCGCACCTGCTTCTTCAGGATGCCCTCCAGGCCCAGCACCTCCGTGAACTCGGCCATCGTCGCCCGGAACTGCGCGTCCGGGATCTCGTAGATCGCCTGATTCACCAGGAACGAATCCAGCGCCGGGAGGTCCCAGATGAGCTGCTGCTTCTGCCCCATCACCAGCGTGATCTGCCGCAGGAACGCGTTCTCCCGCCGCCCCGGCTCGAAGCCCGCCACGCGCACCTCACCGCCCGACGGGTGCAGCAGGCCCGACAGCATCTTCAGGGTCGTGGTCTTCCCCGCCCCGTTCGGGCCCAGGAACCCCACCACCTCACCCGGCGCCAGGTCGAACGACACGCCCCGCACCGCCTCCACCACCCGCGACCTGCGGCTCACGAACGACCGCAGGCTCCCCAGGAACCCCGGCTCCTTCTCGTGCACCACGTACCCCTTGCGCAGGTCACGCACCCGCACCGCCGCGTCCTCCGCCCCACCCCGATCACCCGTCATGATCACCCAGGGTACGCCAGCACCCAAAACGCCGCCACCCGCTACGCCAGAACGCGTAACGGGCGGTCAGGATGGTTTTTACCCAAGTGGGTCACACGCCCCCTCACCCTTCCAGCGCTGACGCGCCTCTGCTGCGCAGCTCTGCGAGTCCCTCCCTCTCTGCTCCGCAGCTCGCTGAGTCCCACAGGGGGAGAGGGAACAAGGGAACGGTTCAGCGGGGCGTCAGTTCGGTCACGCCGTCCGGGGCCGCCACGAAGGCCCGCTCGGCCATGCCCAGGAACAGCCCCGTGTCCACGACGCCCAGCGTGCCCTTCAGCTGGCGTTCCAGCGCGGCGATATCCGTCCCGGCAGGAATCTGCGCGTCGAAAATGTAATTCCCGTTGTCCGTCACGTACGGCTGCGCGCCCGACTGCCGCAACCGCCCCGACGGGAGGATGACGCGCAGGCGCTCGATGGTGCTCAGGAACCCGAACCGGGCGATCTCGATGGGCAGCGCGGACTTCTCGCCGATGTGCTCCACCAGTTTCGTGTGATCGGCGATCACGATGAACCGCCGCGCCTGCACCTCTGTCAGTTTCTCGCGCAGCAGCGCCCCGCCCAGACCCTTGATCAGGTCGAGGTTCGGCGCGATCTCGTCCGCACCGTCAATTGCGATATCCAGCGGACGCGGGTCGAGCGGCTCCACGGGAATGCCCACCTGCCGGGCCAGCGTGTCACTCGCCTCGCTGGTTGCCACGCCCACCACGCCCGTCAGTTCACCCGCCGCGAGTTTCCGGCCGATCTCCTCGATGGCGTACTTCGCGGTGCTGCCCGTCCCCAGGCCCACCCGGTCCCCACTCTTCACCAGGGCAACGGCACGCAGGGCCGCCTCGCGCTTCAACGCCTCCAGATCCATCAGTTCCCACCCTTCGCCGCGCGGTCCTTCTCGATGGCCGCCGCCACGTGGTCCGCGTGCCCGTCCACCTTCACCGCCAGCCACGACTTCACCAGCCGGCCATCCGGGCCGATCAGGAAGGTCTGACGCTTGATGCCCTCCGTGACCTTCCCGTACATGTTCTTCGTCCCGAACGACCCGATGGACCGCAGGAACACCGCGCCCGGATCACTCAGCAGCGGGAACGGCAGGCTGAACTTCTCCGCGAACCGCGCGTGACTGTCCGCGTCATCCGCGCTCACGCCCAGAATCGCCGCGCCACGCTCGCGCAGCAGCACGTTGTCCCGGAAATCACACGCCTCCCGCGTGCACCCCGGCGTGTCGTCCTTCGGGTACACGTACAGCACCACGTACCGCCCCACGAAATCAGGCAGCGAATGCGCCTGCCCCGCCGCGTCCATCAACGTGAACGCCGGGAACGCCTCCCCCACCACCGGAACCTGCACCGAATCACTCATGCGCCCAGCCTAGCGCGCCCCAGCAGGAGCCTGTCCAGCCCGCGCGGGTGTCACGAGGCTGGCGACACAAAGGCCTGGATGGCCGGAAGCAGCGGGAACGTGTTGCGGGCCAGTTGATGTTCCACCTCCCGCGCCGTGGCCCAGGCCAGTGCGTGCTGCTCCGGGGTGATCTCGCCACTGTGCAGGGCGGTGTCGAGTTCGTCCGCGTCGATGATTTCCGGAACGCCGGGCGTCCAGTCGGCGCTCAGGGTGGCGCGCACGTCGAGGTACAGGTCGTCCAGCCACGGTATCCCGTCCTCGCCCAGTCCGGTGGCGGCGCACACGTCCGCGTAGGCGAACACGGGCGTTTCTCCGTTCAGGATGACCAGCAGCGCCGCGTGTCCCTGTGGGGGCACCAGCGTCAGCCAGCGCGCTCCGACCGCCAGGGTGGGCACCGTGACCCCCTGCACGGTCACCGCGTGCGGCTCTGGAACGTGCGTGAAGGTCACGTCCACCAGCCAGCCCTCAGGCAGCGTCACGACGCGCTGCGTGCCCTGCACACCGGGAAAGAACTGGAGGTACCGGCCATCCTTGCGCTTCACGCCCGCAGGGTAGGGCAAGGGTGAAGCGCTGCACCCCGCAGGTGCCGTAAGAACGGCGGTTCACGGTAGATGCCGTGACTTCGTGCAGGACACCGCACAGACGAATGGTCGCACGACGACGGACTCGAATCAACGGTGGTGATCGAGCCTGCAATGCATGACTGACTCCCGCTCACAGGTCGCATGTGCGACGCCGCTGGCGTGCTCTCGACCATAAGCTGAGCTGGTGAAGTCGTTCCGCGCTGCACTCGCTTTCCTGATCTTTGCCTCATGCGCTCCTACGCAGACCACCCACGGCTCCCTGTATGACGCCATTTTCAGCGCTGCTAAAAACGAGCCCCTCACGTCCTCCATCAAGGCCAGTCAACTCACCGCGCGATTCCGGAGGGCCAAGGCATGATCCCAAGAAACCCAGAGGACGTTCACGCGCCGTTGACCAGTTACGTACACCAGATCGAGGTGCCCAGCCCAGCACGCTGGCTGGTACTGTCGGGGCAGCTGGGCCAGCACCCGGACGGGAGCGTACCCGAAGACCCGATTGCGCAGGTCGAGGTGGCGCTGGAGAACCTGAATCGCAACCTCGCTGCGGCCAGCATGACCGTCAGTGACATCGTGAAGCTCACCATCTATCTCGTCAGTGAGGTCGACGCGGCCGCGCGCCGCGCCGTCTTCGCCCGCTGGCTGGACGGACATCTCCCGTGCATGACCTTGCTGTATGTCACCGCCCTCGCGGCGCCACAGTACAAGGTGGAACTCGACGCCTGGGCCTGCCGCGCCACGCCTGAGAGGACGGACACCTGAACGGAACCCTGATCAGCCACGTACAACGTAACCGCCAGAAATAAATCTCACGTCAGGTGTACGGGTCTTCCAGGTAGCGCTTGAGGACGTGCACGGGTGGGTAGGTACCCGCCTGGAGTTGCGTTTCGACATGCCGCGCGTGTGTCCAGGTGGCGTCGGCCTGGGCGGGTGTGACGAGGCCCTGGGTGACGGCGTCGTCGAGTTCGTCCCCGTCGATGATGCCGGTCGCGTCGATCACCCAGGGGTCGTGTTCGGCGGGGTGGCCGATCACGTCGAGGTACAGGTCGTCGTGCCAGGGGTACCCGCTGTCGTGCCAGCCCTCGCCGCCGTGCAGGTCGATGTAGTACTGCACGGGTCGCCCGGCGGCGTCGAGCTGCATGGTCAGGGCGCTGCCGGGCGCGCCGTGCCCGCTGGTGGGGTGGGCGCGCACCCAGCGGTACCCGCTGCCCAGGATGCGGCGCAGGCCGTCCCGTCCGGGGATGGGCACGTCGAGGGGCCGGATGACGTCGTGCGCGACGAAGTCCACGATCACGTGTCCGGGGACGTGCAGGACGGTCTGGGTGTGGCGGGTGACGCGCGCCCAGCCGCTCAGGTCGAAGACTTTCCGTTTCATGCCCCTCCCCCATCAGCTTCCTGAAATGGTGTTGCCTGTCTTCCTGCTCGACTGCTTTCCGTTGTCCCCTCTCCCCCTGTGGGACTCAGCGAGCTGCGGAGCAGAGAGGGAGGGACTCGCAGAGCTGCGCAGCAGTGGCGCGGAGCGCCGGAAGGGTGAGGGGGCGAGGTGAAGGCTCCGGTGTCCTTACCCGAGGCTCCGGACGGCGCGCAGCATGAGGTCGCCCTCGGTGGCCTGCACGCGGGCCTTGAGGTTGGCGAGGTCGTCGCCTGGGTGGACGGGCACGCGGGCCTGCGCGAGGATGGGGCCTTCGTCGATGCCGGCGGTGACGAGGTGGACGGTGGCGCCGCTCTCTAGGTCGCCGCTGGCGAGGACGCTCTCGTGGACGCGGTCGCCGTACATGCCGCGTCCGCCGTGGCGGGGCAGGAGGCTGGGGTGGATGTTCACGAGGCGGCCCGCGAAGTGCGCCAGGACGCGGGGGCCGATCTCGCGCATGTAGCCGCTGAGGACGAGTGTGTCCGCGCCCGCGCCGACGAGGACGTCCAGGATGGCGGCGTCCAGGTCGTCCGGGTCGGGGTAGTTCGCGCTGCTGAGGTGTGCGACTGCTAGGCCCGCGTCGCGTGCCCAGGCGAGGGCCGGGGAGCGGCTGTTGTTGCTGACCAGGGCGACCGGGGTGGCGTTCAGCTCGCCCGCGCGGCAGGCCTCGACGAGGTGCCGCGCGGCGCTGCCGCCGTGCGAGGCGAGAAAGCCGAGGTTCATTCGGCGGTGTCGGGTGCGCCGAGTTCCTGAAGCAGGTAGGCGCTGGTGAGAATGCCGTTGTGGTAGTCGGTGACGGCGAAGCTCTCGTTGGGGCTGTGGGGGGCGTCCTCGTTCAGGCCGAGGTCCACGAACAGGACGGGGGCGTGCAGGATGTCGTTGAAGGCCGCGACGATCGGGATGCTGCCGCCGGTGCGGGCGAACACGGCTTCACGGCCGAAGACGCGCTTGAGGGCGCGGTTCGCGGCGAGGTTGTAGGGGCTGTTCAGGTCGAACTTGAAGGGGCGGCCGCCGTGGTGCGGGTGGACGACGGCGGTGGTCCCTGCGGGCGCGAGGGTGGGCACGTACTCGCTGATGAGCCGCGTGATGCGCTCGGGATCCTGTCCGGGCACGAGGCGCATGCTGACCTTCGCGCCGGCCTTGGCGGCGATGACGGTCTTGCTGCCTTCGCCCTGGTAGCCGCCCCAGATGCCGTTCACGTCGAGGGTAGGGCGGCCCCACAGGCGTTCGAGGGTGGTGTACCCGGCCTCGCCGGGCAGGGCGGGCACGCCGATGCTCGCGGCGAACGCAGCGTCGTCGTGGGGGAGGTCGGCCCACATCTGGCGTTCGGTGTCGGTCAGGTCGTCGATGCCGTCGTAGAAGCCGGGGATGGTGACGCGGCCCTGGTCGTCCTTGAGGCGCGTGATGATCTCGGCCAGCGCGTTGATGGGGTTGGGGGCAGCGCCGCCGTAGCTGCCGCTGTGCAGGTCGCGGTTGGCGCCCTGGACGTGAATCTCGACGTAGCTCAGGCCGCGCACGCCGTAGGTGATGGTGGGCACGTCGGGCGCGAAGCGGCTCCCGTCGCTGATGACGATCACGTCGGCCTTGAGTTCCCCGGCGTGGTCGCGTAGGTACGGTTCGAGGTTGGGGCTGCCGATCTCCTCCTCGCCTTCGAGCAGGAATTTCACGTTCACGGGCAGTTCGCCCTGCGAGAGCAGCAGTTCCACGCCCTTGACGTGCGCGTACGCCTGTCCCTTGTCGTCGGTGCTGCCGCGCGCGTAGATGCGCCCGTCGCGGACGGTGGGTTCGAAGGGCGGCGTGACCCATTCCTCCAGCGGCGCCTCGGGCTGCACGTCATAGTGGCCGTAGATCAGGACGGTGGGTTGACCGGGGGCGTTCAGGCGCTCGGCGTACACGACGGGGTGCCCGGCGGTCGGGTCGATGCGGGCTGTGAAGCCCAGGTCCGCCAGTTTGGCGCGCAGGAACTCGGCGGTGGCGGCCATGTCCGCCGTGCGGGTGGGGTCGGCGCTGACGGAGGGGATGCGCAGCAGGTCGAACAGCTCCGCCTCAGCGCGGTCACGGTCGAGCAGGACACTCAGATCAGGCGTGGTCATGGGGGGATGATACGGGCTGACGGGCGCGGGGCGTCCGGGATGGACGGCTGCGGGTGCGGGGCAGGCGGCCTGGGGGCTCACGCCTCCTGCCTCGCGCGGCCCAGAACCTCTTCGCGGCACGGTCTCAGAAACACTGCTTCCCGTATACTCAAGGGAAGGTATGCCCAGCGACGCGAAAAACCGGCCCGTGTACGTGATCTCCGTGGCGGCGGAACTGGTGGACATGCATCCCCAGACGCTGCGCCTGTACGAACGCAAGGGCCTGATCCGCCCGGGGCGCAGCAGCGGCAAGACGCGGCTGTACAGCGAGCGCGACATCGAGCATCTGCGCGAGATCCGCCGCCTGACGCAGGAACTCGGCGTGAACCTAGCGGGTGTCGAGGAGGTCATGCGTCTTCAGCACGAGCTGGATGACATGCAGGGCGAGTTCGAGGCGGAGATCGAGCGCATCGAGAGTGAACTGCGCGAGCAGGCGCAGCGGCCCGAGGCGCTGCCGGGCGTGGACGGCCGCATCGATCCGCGTGACCGGCCGGTGTACGTGATCAGCATCGCGGCGGAACTGGTGGACATGCACCCGCAGACGCTGCGCCTGTACGAGCGTAAGCAGCTGATCCGCCCGGGGCGCAGCAGCGGCAAGACGCGGCTGTACAGCGAGCGGGACATCGAGCATCTGCGTGAGATTCGCCGCCTGACGCAGGAACTCGGCGTGAACCTTGCGGGCGTCGAGGAGATCATGCGCCTGCGCCACAAGCTGGACGCGACACGGTCGGGTCTGGAGAGCAACGTCCGCCGCATTCAGGAGGACATCACGGAGCGCATGACGAAGTGGCGCACCCTGGCGGAAGGGGATGAACCGGGCGGTGTGGACCGGGAGTGATTCACGCATTCCTCAGCGGTCCGGTCATCCGTCCGTGCAGGATGACCGGGCGCGCCGTATGCTGCGGGGCGTGCTGTCTGCCTGCCGTCCGGTTCCTGCGCCATGCCCGGTGACTTCATGAGGCCCCTGTGGGTGGTGGGGGACATTCACGGGGCGTACGACAAGCTGCGCGCGCTTCTGCTGCGCGCGGGCCTGATCGACTTTGACGGCTCGTGGACCGCCGGGGACACGCACCTGGTGTTTCTCGGAGATTACGTGGACCGCGGGCCGAACGGCCTGGAGGTCATCCGCCTGATCCGCAGCCTGGAGGTGCAGGCGACGGAGGTGGGGGGGCAGGTGACGGCGCTGCTGGGGAATCACGAGGTGATGTTCCTGGCGTCGCTGGTGTTCCGTCACGTGGACCCGCACGACCGGATGGGGTTCCGGGAGTACTGGCTGGAGAACGGCGGTCAGCCGCGTGACGTGGACCTGCTGGAACCGAGTGATCTGGGGTGGCTGTCGAACCGTCCGGCGATAACCGTGTCACACGGGTGGTTGATGGTGCATGCCGACAGCCTGATGTACCTGCGGCTGGGCGACTCGGTGAAGGACGTGAATGCGGAGGTCGCACGCATCCTGGCCAATCCGGACCCGGACGAGTGGGGCCTGTTCCTGAACTGGTTCACGGAGCGTATGGCGTTCGCGCTGGGTGAGGGGGAAGCCAAGGCCCGCCGGGCCCTGTCGGTGTTTGGTGGGGACCGGATCGTGCATGGGCACACGCCGGTGTATGTCCTGCTGGATGAGGCGCTGCATGGCCCGACGGTGGGCGCGGGCGCCCCGATTCCGTACGCGGGGCGGCTGTGCGTGGCGATGGACAGCGGCATGGCGTACCGGGAGGACGCGGGGTTTATCGCGCGGCTGAATCCGCAGGGCATTGCGGAGGTCGTGGCGTTTCCAAGTGGGAGCTCTCTGTACTGATCGCCAGGCTGTCCTGTGTGGGTGTGGGCGCGCGCGGCCGGGCAGCGGTCCGGTAGGCTGTCGGCACGCCGGTTAAAGGTTCCGTGAAGGAACCGGCTGGGCAGGGGCCCGCCCCGGTGAAAGGATGGACTGTGGACCGAACCCAATCTTCTGCCGGGCCGCCCGCGTTGCGGCTGAGTGGCATCACGAAACGTTTCCCGGGTGTGGTCGCGAACGACGCGGTGGACCTGACCGTCCACGCGGGCGAGGTGCTGGCGCTGCTGGGTGAGAACGGCGCGGGCAAGAGCACGCTGATCTCGATCCTGTACGGCCTGTACCAGCCCGACGAGGGCGCGGTGGAACTGGCAGGCCAGCCGGTGCGGATCGGCAGTCCGGCGCATGCGCGGCGGCTCGGGATCGGGCTGGTGCCGCAGCATCCGCTGCTGGTGTCGCGGCACTCGGTCGCGGAGAATCTGGCGCTGGGCCGCGTGGGCGGGCTGTTCCCGGCGCGGCGCGTGGCGGGGCAGGTGCGTGAGCTGTCCGCGCGGTACGGGCTGGAGGTGAACCCGGACGCGCGCGTGTCGGACCTCTCGCCGGGCGAGAAGCAGCGCGTGGAGATCGTGCGGGCCCTGCTGGGCGGCGCGCGGGTGCTGATTCTCGACGAGCCCACCAGCGTGCTGACGCCGCAGGAGGCCGAGGGCCTGTTCCGCGTGATGCGCGAACTGAAGGCGGACGGGCGCAGCCTGATCTTCATCTCGCACAAGCTGGACGAGGTGCTGGCCGTCGCGGACCGCGTGACGGTGCTGCGGCGCGGGAAGGTCGTGGGCGGCGTGCCCACGCAGGGCGCGACCCGCGAGAGCCTCGCGGAGCTGATGGTGGGCCGCAGCGTGGACTTCACCCGCAAGCGCGCGGGCGGTCCCGGTGCGGACGCGGGCGCGCTGCTGAGCGTGCGGGACCTGAGTGCGCAGGGCGCGCGCGGCCTGCCCGCGCTGCGCGGCGTGAGTTTCGAGCTGCGCCGGGGCGAGGTGCTGGGCGTGGCCGGGATCGCCGGGAATGGCCAGAGCGAACTGGTCGAGGTCCTGGCGGGGTTGCACGCGGCGACCGGGTCGGTCACGCTGGACGGTCAGGCGCTGACCGGGGACGCGGCGTCGCGTTTCCGGTCGGGCGTGGCGCACATTCCTGAGGACCGCATTCACAGCGGCACGGTGCCCAGCATGACGGTCGCGGAGAACCTCGCCCTGAGGGACTTCGGGCGGCCGCCGCTGGCGCGCGGCCTGGCGCGCGACCTGACCGCCACCGACGAGCGGGCGCGCCGCGAGGTGGAAGCCTACGCGGTCGCCACGCCGGGCATTCACACGCCCACGCGGCTGCTGTCGGGCGGGAACATCCAGAAGCTGATCCTGGCGCGGGAACTGGCCGGGCAGCCGAAACTGATCCTGGCGGTGCACCCCACGTACGGGCTGGACATCGGCGCGACCGATCAGGTGCACCGGGTGCTGCTGGACCGCACGCAGGAGGGCGCGGGCGTGCTGCTGGTCAGTGAGGATCTGGACGAACTGCTGAGCCTGTCGGACCGCGTGACGGTCATGGTGGGCGGCGCGCTGCTGGGGCCGTTCCCGGTGGCCGAGGTGACACGGGAGTCGCTGGGCCTGCTGATGGGCGGCGCACACCCGCACAGCCTGCCCGGAGCCACACAGGGGGTGGGCGCATGAGGTTCGTGGCTCTTCAGGCCCCCTCGGCGGCCCGCACGGCGCTCGTCACGGTGGCGTCGGTGGTGGTGGCCCTGCTGATCTGCGCGCTGGTGTTCGTGCTGGCGGGGCAGTCCCCGGCGGAGGTGTACGGCACGATGCTGCGCGGCACGCTGGGCGACCCGACCGGCCTGGCCGAGGTGGGGCGGCGCACCATTCCGCTGCTCTTGATCGGGGCGGGGCTGGCGCTGGCGTTCCGCGCGCAGTTCTTCAACATCGGCGCGGAGGGGCAGCTGCTGCTGGGCGCAGTGTTCGCGGCGGGCACAGCGCTGTTCCTGCCCGTTCCCGGCGCGCTGCTCATCCCGGCGGTGTTCGTGGCGGGCTTCGTCGGCGGGGGCCTGTGGGCGCTCGTGGCGGCGGCGCTGCGGCGCGTGAACGTGAACGAGATCCTCTCCACCCTGATGCTGAACTACATCGCGGTGGCGCTCGTCACCTACCTGATCGCCGGGCCGTGGAAGGGCAAGGACGTGCGCGGGTACATCTACACCGACACCTTCCCGCAGGGCACGTGGCTGCCCACCCTGAGCGGCACGCAGGTGCACTGGCCCACGCTGCTGCTGGGCGCCGCGCTGGCCCTGGGCCTCCAGTGGCTCCTGACCCGCTCGACGTTCGGGTACGCGCTTCGTGTCGTCGGCGAGAACCCCGGCGCGGCGCACTACGCGGGCCTCAGCTCCGCGCGGGTCGCCACGCTCGTCGCCCTCCTCACCGGGGGACTGGCCGGGCTGGCCGGTGCGGGCGAGGTGGCGGGCATCCACCACCGCCTCCTGGAGGCCAGCCAGATCAGCCTGGGGTACGGCTTCACCGCCGTGATCGTCGCGTGGCTGGCGCGCGGGAACCCGGCGCTGTGCCTGATCACCGCGCCGCTGATGGGCGTGATCCTGGCGGGCGGGGACCTGCTGAAGATCGACCTGAACCTCCCGTTCCGCGTGGTGGACATCTTCAGCGGCGTGATCCTGCTGTGCCTGATCGCCTCGGAAGTGTTCATCCGCCACCGTGTCCAGTGGGGCCGCGCGTGAGCTGCCCCCTCTCCCCCACCGAGGTCCTGCATGGATAGCATTGTCATCGAGGCGCTCGTGCGCGCCCTGGCGGTCGGGACGCCGCTGCTGCTCGCGTGCCTGGGCGCGATCCTGAACGAACGCGCCGGGGTCGTGAATCTGGGCGTGGAGGGCCTGATGGCCGTCGGTGCGCTCGCCGCGTTCGCGGTCGCCTCCAGGAGCCCGGACGCGAGCCTGTGGGCGGCGGTCGGCGCGGCCATGCTGGCAGGCGCGGCGCT from Deinococcus soli (ex Cha et al. 2016) encodes the following:
- a CDS encoding ABC transporter ATP-binding protein, producing the protein MDRTQSSAGPPALRLSGITKRFPGVVANDAVDLTVHAGEVLALLGENGAGKSTLISILYGLYQPDEGAVELAGQPVRIGSPAHARRLGIGLVPQHPLLVSRHSVAENLALGRVGGLFPARRVAGQVRELSARYGLEVNPDARVSDLSPGEKQRVEIVRALLGGARVLILDEPTSVLTPQEAEGLFRVMRELKADGRSLIFISHKLDEVLAVADRVTVLRRGKVVGGVPTQGATRESLAELMVGRSVDFTRKRAGGPGADAGALLSVRDLSAQGARGLPALRGVSFELRRGEVLGVAGIAGNGQSELVEVLAGLHAATGSVTLDGQALTGDAASRFRSGVAHIPEDRIHSGTVPSMTVAENLALRDFGRPPLARGLARDLTATDERARREVEAYAVATPGIHTPTRLLSGGNIQKLILARELAGQPKLILAVHPTYGLDIGATDQVHRVLLDRTQEGAGVLLVSEDLDELLSLSDRVTVMVGGALLGPFPVAEVTRESLGLLMGGAHPHSLPGATQGVGA
- a CDS encoding ABC transporter permease, which gives rise to MRFVALQAPSAARTALVTVASVVVALLICALVFVLAGQSPAEVYGTMLRGTLGDPTGLAEVGRRTIPLLLIGAGLALAFRAQFFNIGAEGQLLLGAVFAAGTALFLPVPGALLIPAVFVAGFVGGGLWALVAAALRRVNVNEILSTLMLNYIAVALVTYLIAGPWKGKDVRGYIYTDTFPQGTWLPTLSGTQVHWPTLLLGAALALGLQWLLTRSTFGYALRVVGENPGAAHYAGLSSARVATLVALLTGGLAGLAGAGEVAGIHHRLLEASQISLGYGFTAVIVAWLARGNPALCLITAPLMGVILAGGDLLKIDLNLPFRVVDIFSGVILLCLIASEVFIRHRVQWGRA